From Chlamydiota bacterium, one genomic window encodes:
- a CDS encoding glycosyltransferase family 2 protein, whose product MIYYFVLAILGFRENKKRERENQEENFPFIYFSNLTMPVSLIIPARNEEGWIRDSLMSLLHLNYPTFEIIVVDDGSTDRTFEILNEMLDLAALDLTYAKHYKEGPVIHILKSRRHSNVTVIHKTGGHKKAGALNAGLNIAQYNHVCVIDADTILEPDALIKVMAQVNKEPDKVIGIGSSFGLANGLQIKDGRIIKKSFSLNPLIAYQNLEYIRTFIGNRMAWSRFNALPIVAGGFGIWRKDVLYELGGFSAEFTCEDMEITFRMHDYMAKNKDKNYKILMLPHYVGWTEGPSHVKSLIQQRDRWQRVIIETVWKYKYMFCNPKYKGFGFLTYPYFIFYEVLGVFFETASIGFLAIGWMLKILDFNTFLAFLTLMGTTQFLISLLCINTFIRGQRIFKTRYVAYLIFLSAIEFFGYRVVISLAKLFGTYHYLRGVHVYDRYKRAKRH is encoded by the coding sequence ATGATTTACTATTTCGTTCTGGCCATTTTAGGTTTTCGCGAAAATAAAAAAAGAGAACGCGAAAACCAAGAAGAGAATTTCCCATTTATCTATTTCTCAAATTTAACGATGCCGGTCAGTCTCATCATCCCAGCGCGAAATGAAGAAGGATGGATACGCGATTCGTTGATGTCCTTGCTTCATCTCAATTACCCCACTTTCGAAATCATTGTCGTTGACGATGGTTCTACCGATAGGACATTTGAAATCCTCAATGAAATGCTTGATCTAGCAGCCCTCGACCTCACCTATGCAAAACATTACAAAGAGGGACCCGTGATCCATATTCTGAAGAGCCGCCGACATTCCAACGTGACCGTTATCCACAAGACAGGAGGTCACAAAAAAGCAGGCGCCCTGAATGCCGGTCTCAATATCGCTCAATATAACCACGTGTGTGTCATTGATGCGGATACCATCCTAGAGCCAGACGCCTTGATCAAGGTCATGGCTCAAGTGAACAAAGAACCTGACAAGGTCATCGGAATAGGCAGTTCTTTTGGTCTTGCCAATGGGCTCCAGATCAAAGATGGAAGAATTATCAAAAAAAGTTTTTCACTCAACCCCCTCATTGCCTATCAAAATCTGGAATACATTCGTACGTTTATAGGAAACCGCATGGCCTGGAGCCGATTTAATGCGCTCCCCATTGTTGCGGGTGGATTTGGAATATGGCGCAAGGACGTTCTTTACGAGCTGGGTGGATTCTCGGCTGAATTCACTTGTGAAGATATGGAAATCACTTTTCGCATGCATGATTATATGGCGAAGAACAAAGACAAAAATTATAAAATACTGATGCTGCCGCACTACGTCGGATGGACGGAAGGTCCAAGCCATGTAAAGTCACTGATCCAACAAAGGGACCGGTGGCAAAGGGTTATCATTGAAACAGTATGGAAGTATAAATACATGTTCTGCAATCCCAAGTACAAAGGATTCGGTTTCCTCACTTATCCCTATTTTATTTTCTACGAAGTTCTGGGTGTATTTTTTGAGACGGCCAGCATCGGTTTTTTGGCGATCGGCTGGATGCTGAAAATTCTAGACTTTAATACTTTCTTGGCCTTCCTGACCCTGATGGGAACAACACAATTCCTGATATCCCTTTTATGTATCAATACCTTTATAAGGGGTCAGAGAATATTTAAGACTCGCTATGTTGCGTATCTCATTTTTCTAAGCGCGATTGAGTTTTTTGGTTATAGGGTTGTTATCTCTCTCGCCAAATTATTCGGAACCTATCACTATCTAAGAGGCGTGCATGTTTATGACCGGTACAAAAGGGCAAAAAGACACTAA